A genomic window from Gambusia affinis linkage group LG16, SWU_Gaff_1.0, whole genome shotgun sequence includes:
- the LOC122846107 gene encoding BTB/POZ domain-containing protein 6-B-like isoform X2: MKMQRILQMAETLKKSKKLPGRLPACYEILTLSLSSTKKKQQKEEKTTKMAAELFSAAGPNSTNLANGTTVADAEKAKEAVCLANSGGGNGNTGGLRSGSAASTPTSQQNINNNNVDPPSWQCSHPTLRERNALMFNNELMADIHFIVGPLGASQKIPAHKYVLAVGSSVFCAMFYGDLAEEELEIHIPDVEPAAFLILLKYLYSDEIDLEADTVLATLYAAKKYIVPALAKACVTFLETSLEAKNACVLLSQSRLFEEPELTQRCWEVIDAQAELALRSEGFCEIDLQTLEIILQRETLNTDEVVVFDAVMNWAAAECRRQGLGATTTNKRDVLGKALFLVRIPTMSVEEFANGAAQSDILTLEETHNVFLWYTAAKKPMLDFPLTPRKGLSPQKCHRFQSSAYRSNQWRYRGRCDSIQFAVDKRIFIAGLGLYGSSGGKAEYAVKIELKRQGATLAQNRTKFVSDGSSSTFPVWFEHPVQVEQDTFYTVSAVLDGNELSYFGQEGMTEVQCGKVTFQFQCSSDSTNGTGVQGGQIPELVFYA; this comes from the exons ATGAAAATGCAGAGGATTTTACAGATGGCCG aaacactgaaaaagtcCAAGAAGCTCCCGGGGAGGCTGCCGGCATGTTATGAGATCCTGACTTTATCCCTGTCGAGCAccaagaagaagcagcagaaagaggagaagacGACGAAGATGGCTGCGGAGTTGTTCTCTGCCGCCGGTCCCAACAGCACCAACCTGGCCAACGGCACCACGGTGGCGGATGCGGAGAAGGCTAAGGAGGCTGTGTGCCTGGCGAACAGCGGCGGCGGCAACGGCAACACCGGCGGCCTGCGCAGCGGCAGCGCGGCCAGCACTCCGACCAGCCAGCagaacatcaacaacaacaacgtaGATCCACCCAGCTGGCAATGCAGCCACCCCACACTCAGAGAGAG GAATGCCTTGATGTTTAACAATGAGCTGATGGCTGACATTCACTTCATCGTGGGGCCCCTGGGGGCGTCACAGAAAATACCTGCTCACAAG TACGTCCTGGCCGTGGGAAGCTCCGTCTTCTGCGCCATGTTTTATGGTGATTTGGCCGAGGAGGAGTTGGAAATCCATATCCCAGATGTGGAACCTGCTGCTTTTCTAATTCTGCTGAA aTACTTGTACAGCGACGAGATTGACCTGGAGGCGGACACGGTGCTGGCCACTCTGTACGCCGCCAAGAAGTACATCGTCCCAGCGTTGGCCAAGGCCTGTGTCACCTTCCTGGAGACGAGCCTGGAGGCCAAAAACGCCTGCGTACTGCTCTCCCAGAGCCGGCTGTTTGAGGAGCCGGAGCTGACGCAGCGCTGCTGGGAGGTCATCGACGCCCAGGCCGAGCTGGCGCTGCGCTCGGAGGGATTTTGCGAGATCGATCTGCAGACGCTGGAAATCATCCTGCAGAGGGAGACGCTCAACACGGACGAAGTGGTGGTGTTCGACGCGGTCATGAACTGGGCTGCGGCAGAATGCAGAAGGCAGGGTCTGGGGGCCACCACAACCAACAAGAGAGACGTCCTGGGCAAGGCGCTGTTCCTGGTGCGGATTCCCACCATGAGCGTGGAGGAGTTCGCCAACGGAGCAGCGCAGTCCGACATCCTGACCCTGGAGGAGACGCACAACGTCTTCCTGTGGTACACAGCGGCCAAGAAGCCCATGTTGGACTTCCCCCTGACGCCGAGGAAGGGCCTGTCCCCGCAGAAGTGCCACCGCTTCCAGTCGTCCGCCTACCGCAGCAACCAGTGGCGCTACCGGGGCCGATGCGACAGCATCCAGTTCGCCGTGGACAAGAGGATCTTCATCGCCGGGCTGGGGCTGTACGGGTCGAGCGGCGGCAAGGCCGAGTATGCCGTGAAGATCGAGCTCAAGAGGCAGGGGGCGACCCTGGCTCAGAACCGCACCAAGTTTGTGTCGGACGGTTCCAGCAGCACGTTCCCCGTGTGGTTCGAGCATCCCGTCCAAGTGGAACAGGACACGTTCTACACAGTGAGCGCCGTGCTGGACGGGAACGAGCTGAGCTACTTCGGTCAGGAGGGCATGACGGAGGTCCAATGTGGGAAGGTGACTTTTCAGTTCCAGTGCTCCTCAGACAGCACCAACGGGACGGGAGTGCAGGGAGGGCAGATCCCAGAGCTGGTGTTCTACGCCTGA
- the LOC122846107 gene encoding BTB/POZ domain-containing protein 6-B-like isoform X1, whose translation MPTADCSLFHHGRIMRCLTYLLLLPETLKKSKKLPGRLPACYEILTLSLSSTKKKQQKEEKTTKMAAELFSAAGPNSTNLANGTTVADAEKAKEAVCLANSGGGNGNTGGLRSGSAASTPTSQQNINNNNVDPPSWQCSHPTLRERNALMFNNELMADIHFIVGPLGASQKIPAHKYVLAVGSSVFCAMFYGDLAEEELEIHIPDVEPAAFLILLKYLYSDEIDLEADTVLATLYAAKKYIVPALAKACVTFLETSLEAKNACVLLSQSRLFEEPELTQRCWEVIDAQAELALRSEGFCEIDLQTLEIILQRETLNTDEVVVFDAVMNWAAAECRRQGLGATTTNKRDVLGKALFLVRIPTMSVEEFANGAAQSDILTLEETHNVFLWYTAAKKPMLDFPLTPRKGLSPQKCHRFQSSAYRSNQWRYRGRCDSIQFAVDKRIFIAGLGLYGSSGGKAEYAVKIELKRQGATLAQNRTKFVSDGSSSTFPVWFEHPVQVEQDTFYTVSAVLDGNELSYFGQEGMTEVQCGKVTFQFQCSSDSTNGTGVQGGQIPELVFYA comes from the exons ATGCCAACGGCAGACTGTAGCTTGTTCCATCATGGCCGGATCATGAGGTGTTTGACTTATCTGCTACTACTtccagaaacactgaaaaagtcCAAGAAGCTCCCGGGGAGGCTGCCGGCATGTTATGAGATCCTGACTTTATCCCTGTCGAGCAccaagaagaagcagcagaaagaggagaagacGACGAAGATGGCTGCGGAGTTGTTCTCTGCCGCCGGTCCCAACAGCACCAACCTGGCCAACGGCACCACGGTGGCGGATGCGGAGAAGGCTAAGGAGGCTGTGTGCCTGGCGAACAGCGGCGGCGGCAACGGCAACACCGGCGGCCTGCGCAGCGGCAGCGCGGCCAGCACTCCGACCAGCCAGCagaacatcaacaacaacaacgtaGATCCACCCAGCTGGCAATGCAGCCACCCCACACTCAGAGAGAG GAATGCCTTGATGTTTAACAATGAGCTGATGGCTGACATTCACTTCATCGTGGGGCCCCTGGGGGCGTCACAGAAAATACCTGCTCACAAG TACGTCCTGGCCGTGGGAAGCTCCGTCTTCTGCGCCATGTTTTATGGTGATTTGGCCGAGGAGGAGTTGGAAATCCATATCCCAGATGTGGAACCTGCTGCTTTTCTAATTCTGCTGAA aTACTTGTACAGCGACGAGATTGACCTGGAGGCGGACACGGTGCTGGCCACTCTGTACGCCGCCAAGAAGTACATCGTCCCAGCGTTGGCCAAGGCCTGTGTCACCTTCCTGGAGACGAGCCTGGAGGCCAAAAACGCCTGCGTACTGCTCTCCCAGAGCCGGCTGTTTGAGGAGCCGGAGCTGACGCAGCGCTGCTGGGAGGTCATCGACGCCCAGGCCGAGCTGGCGCTGCGCTCGGAGGGATTTTGCGAGATCGATCTGCAGACGCTGGAAATCATCCTGCAGAGGGAGACGCTCAACACGGACGAAGTGGTGGTGTTCGACGCGGTCATGAACTGGGCTGCGGCAGAATGCAGAAGGCAGGGTCTGGGGGCCACCACAACCAACAAGAGAGACGTCCTGGGCAAGGCGCTGTTCCTGGTGCGGATTCCCACCATGAGCGTGGAGGAGTTCGCCAACGGAGCAGCGCAGTCCGACATCCTGACCCTGGAGGAGACGCACAACGTCTTCCTGTGGTACACAGCGGCCAAGAAGCCCATGTTGGACTTCCCCCTGACGCCGAGGAAGGGCCTGTCCCCGCAGAAGTGCCACCGCTTCCAGTCGTCCGCCTACCGCAGCAACCAGTGGCGCTACCGGGGCCGATGCGACAGCATCCAGTTCGCCGTGGACAAGAGGATCTTCATCGCCGGGCTGGGGCTGTACGGGTCGAGCGGCGGCAAGGCCGAGTATGCCGTGAAGATCGAGCTCAAGAGGCAGGGGGCGACCCTGGCTCAGAACCGCACCAAGTTTGTGTCGGACGGTTCCAGCAGCACGTTCCCCGTGTGGTTCGAGCATCCCGTCCAAGTGGAACAGGACACGTTCTACACAGTGAGCGCCGTGCTGGACGGGAACGAGCTGAGCTACTTCGGTCAGGAGGGCATGACGGAGGTCCAATGTGGGAAGGTGACTTTTCAGTTCCAGTGCTCCTCAGACAGCACCAACGGGACGGGAGTGCAGGGAGGGCAGATCCCAGAGCTGGTGTTCTACGCCTGA